The genomic DNA GCCGTCCTGCCGTATTCGATCGACTGGCTGCCGGACGGGCTGCTCCTGGTGGTTTCCGGTCGGGAAGGCCTGCTGCTCAGGCAGGAGGCGGACGGGGCGCTCGTCACGCATGCCGATCTCCGGGGACTGTCGAAAAACCCCTGGAACGAAATCGTCGTCGACGGGCGCGGCAACATCTATGTCAATGGTGGCGGGCCGGCGCCGGCGCCGGGCGAGCATTTCGGACCGGGCACCATCGTGCTGATCACGTCGGACGAGACTGTGCGGCAAGTGGCCGAGGACATCGCCTTCGCCAATGGCATGGCGGTGACGCCGGACAACCGTACGCTCATCGTCGCCGAATCCCACGCCAACCGGCTCACCGCTTTCGATATCGCGGCCGATGGCGGCCTTTCCAACCGCCGCGTCTGGGCGGATCTCGGCAACGACTATCCCGACGGTATCTGCCTCGATGCCGAGGGCTGTGTCTGGTATGCCGACGTGCCGAACCGGCACTGCGTCAGGGTGCGCGAGGGCGGGGCGAAAATCGATAGGGTCGAGGTCGATCGGGGCTGCTTTGCCTGCATGCTGGGCGGTGCCGACGGCAGGACGCTGTTCATCGCCGCCGCCGAATGGCGCGGCTTCGAGAACATGGTCAGCGACGCCCGCACCGGCCAAGTGCTTGGCGTCGCCGTGTCTTCCCCCGGCGCGGGCTGGCCGTCCTACACCTCCGGTACGCGCTGATAGTTGGCTATGTCGGCCTTGACGCCGAGGCGGGCGATCGTTTCCTGCGGGCTGAAGGCGATGCGCTCATGCGCGGCCCTGACGATCGGCACCACCTTGTCGACCGCCGCCTGGCTTTCCCATTCGACCATGGTGACGATGTTGAATTCGCCCGGGCCGGAGAACTGCTCGAGCAGGAAATCCTGCACGAAGCCTTCCTGCTGGCGCAGCAGTTCGTGCGTCATGAGGACCTTGCTCAGGATTTCGTCGCGCGCTTCCGCCGGGACGACGAACTTGTCGACCCGGAAGACGCTGCCATTGCGTTGATTCTCATTGCTCATTTCGATCTGTCTCCGTTCTTGGAAGGCTTGCTTCGCAGGGGCTCGGAGACGGTTTGCAAGCTCAAGCTAAGTTGAGGTCAAGGGGAATTTTTTGCGCCTGTGATCTTCCCCCTCGAGGGGGAGATGGCCGCGAAGCGGTCAGAGGGGGTCGGTTCGACTGGGCTCGGCCTGCTGCTTCGGATGGAGGTTGGCGCTTCACGCGCGGCGACCCCCTCTGTCGCCTTCGGCGACATCTCCCCCTCAAGAGGGGAGATCGGCGCGGCGCTAGCTCACCTCCGACGTCCTCCGCCGCACGATCACACCCAGCTCGTCGCTCTCGCGGGCGATTCGCAGCCGCTCCTCGGCTTCGGTCGCTTCGCGCTGGCGGTCCCACATCGAGGCGTAGAGGCCGTGCTTGGCGAGCAGCGCGGCATGGGTGCCTCGCTCGGCGATCTGGCCGTCCTTGAGCACGATGATCTCGTCGGCCGAGATCACCGTCGACAGCCGGTGCGCGATGACGATGGTGGTGCGGCCCTTGCTGACGAGGTCGAGCGCCGCCTGGATCTCCTGCTCGGTCTGGGTGTCCAGGGCCGAGGTCGCCTCGTCGAGCATCAGGATCGGCGGCGCCTTGAGGATGGTGCGGGCGATCGCGACGCGCTGCTTCTCGCCGCCCGACAGCTTCAGCCCGCGCTCGCCGACCATCGAGCGGTAGCCCTCGGGCAGCTTGGCGATGAATGGGCCGATCTGGGCGAGCTCGGCCGCCTTGCGCACCTCCTCCTCGCCGGCGCCGACGCGGCCGTAGCGAATGTTGTAGGCGATGGTGTCGTTGAACAGCACCGTATCCTGCGGCACCATGCCGAGCACGGCGCGCAGGCTCTCCTGCGTCACGTCGCGGATGTCCTGGCCGTCGATCAGCACCTGGCCGCCCTGCACGTCGTAGAAGCGGAACAGCAGCCTGGAGATGGTCGACTTGCCGGCGCCGGAGGGGCCGACGATGGCGACGGTCTTGCCGGCCGGCACCTCGAAGGAGACGCCCTTCAGTATCTTGCGGTTGGGATCGTAGGAGAAATGAACGTCGCGGAACTCGACCTTGCCGGCGCCGACCTTCAGCGGCTTTGCATCCGGCTTGTCGACGATCTCCTGGGGCACGTCGAGCAGGTCGAACATGTGCTCGATATCGGTCAACCCCTGGCGGATTTCGCGATAAATGAAGCCGATGAAGTTGAGCGGCACCGATAGCTGCATCAGCATGGCGTTGATGAAGACGAAATCGCCGACCGACTGCGTCCCCGCCTGCACCTCAAGCGCCGACATGCACATGACGATGACGGTGCCGAGGCCGAAGATGAAGCCCTGGCCGAAATTCAGCCAACCGAGCGAGGTCCAGGTTTTCGTCGCGGCGATCTCGTAGCGGGCCATCGAGCGGTCGAAGCGCTCGGCCTCCATGCGCTCGTTGGTGAAATATTTGACCGTCTCGAAGTTGAGCAGCGAGTCGATTGCCTTGGTGTTGGCGTCGGTGTCGCTGTCGTTCATGTCGCGGCGGATCGAGATGCGCCAGTCGCTCGCCTTGACCGTGAACCAGACATAGATCCACACGGTCACCGCCACCACGCCCACGTATTTCCAGCCATAGGTGTAGGCGAAGATGCCGGCGGTCAGCGCGAATTCGAGGATGGTCGGCGCCGTGTTCAGCATGATGAAGCGCACGATCGTCTCGATGCCCTTGGTGCCGCGTTCGATGATGCGCGACAGGCCGCCGGTGCGGCGCTCGAGATGGAAGCGCAACGAGAGCTGGTGCATGTGGACGAAGGTGCGGAAGGCAAGCTGGCGCACCGCATACTGGCCGACGCGGGCAAACAGCGCGTCGCGCAACTGGTTGAAGCCGAGCTGCACCAGCCTCAGCACGTTGTAGGCGACGACCAGCATCACCGGCGCGAGCATGAAGGCGGGCAGCGGCGGCGGCGTCTTCGAGCCGTGAGCCAGCGCATCGGTCGCCCATTTGAAGAAATAGGGGCCGGCGACCAGCGTCAGCTTGGCGACGACCAGCAGCAGCGTCGCCCAAGTGACGCGGGCCCTTAGGTCGGCGCGGTCGGCCGGCCACATATAGGGCCACAGGTTGCGCAAGGTCGCGAGAGTGCCGGCTTCGGCGGATACGGTCTTTTCGGCCACTTTTCTTAGCCTTTTGGGTGAGAGGGTCAGCGGCTGGGTGAGCAGGCGTTGACGAGTTCACGAAGCGAGGCGGAGACGCCGGCGAGCGCCGCATGGTCGACCGCGTAGCGCGAGCGCTGACGGTCGGGCTCGAAGCGGACCAGCCCAGCCTCGACCAGGATTTTCAGATGTTGCGAAACCGTCGACTGGGCGAGATCGAGATGGTCGACCACTTCGCGGCATGAGCAACAGCGGCTGGCGGAGAGGTGCTTCAGGATCTCGATGCGTGCCGGATGCGAGAGTGCGGCAAACGTCGCGGCGACGGCGCGGCTGTCGGGGGCGTGGGGTTCGGATGGGGATTCGATCATCGTCCATCGGCGATAGACGATGAAGGATGAGAGGGCAAGCTAGGCTGGTGGGTAGCACCGGTAATTTCCCCCTTGAGGGGGGAGATGTCGCCGAAGGCGACAGAGGGGGTCGTCTCACATAGATCGCCGAGGTCGTCGCAGGGGATGCCGGCGCTCGACGCGCGAGGAGCCCCTCTGGTCGCCGGCCATCTCCCCCTCGAGGGGGGAGATTACGCGCTCGTGCGCCGGCGCTCCCTACTCCGTCTTCGGCGGCGTGGTCATCTGGTCGCCCATCGCCTTCATGTCGGCCGGCTCGCCTTCCTTCGACTTGCCGGGCACCTTGAAGACCTGGCCGGGCCAGATGCGGTCGGGGTCGCGGATCTGGTCCTGGTTGGCGAGATAGATGGTCGAGAAGCGAGTGCCATGGCCGTAGACGCGGCGCGAGATGCGCCAGAGCGTGTCGTTGCGGCGGATGATGACGGAACCGTCGGCATGCTCGAGCTTCGGTGCCACGGTTTCGGCAACGCCGGCTGACGGCGTCGCTTCCGCGGCCTTGGCCGGAGCCTCGGCGGCCGGGGCGGTCGTGGCGGGTTTCGTTGCGGCGGATGCCGGCGCCTCGGCCGCAGGCTTGGCCTCAGCGGGTTTCGCCTCGCCGGGCTTGGCCTCGTTCGGCGCAACGGCCGCAATCGACTCGCCGGGCTCACGCTCGAACGGCACGGCCGCGCGGGCGACGACCTTCGCGCCGTCGTCGGCAAGGCCATCGACATGGATGGTGTAGCTGCCGACCGGGATGTCGCGCTTGGCTTCGATCAGGAAATGCCCGTCGGGCGAGGTCTGCGCTTCTCCGAGCAGCATATCGTCGGCATAGGCGCGCACCTTGCGGCCGGGATCGGCCGTGCCGGCGACGAAAATCTTGCTGCCGTCGATCTCGACCGCCTCGACGGCGATCTTAGGTTCGCCGGCGGCGGGCGCCGGCGTTGCGGGGGCGGAAGCCTGATCGGCAGCGGCTGGGGCAGTCGCGGCCGGCGCCGACGCGGCTGGCGCCTGAGCGGCAGTCTGATCCGTGGCGGCAGGCGCTGCGGGCTTGGCTTGCGGCTGCGGAACGGTGAGCAGCTCGGACGGCTTGCCCGGCTCCTCGACCATCGCCAGCACCTGGCCGGTCGGGCTCTGCGGCACCGAGACGACGGCGGTCTGCGCCGAGGCGACGGCAACGCCGCCGGCGGTGGCGCGCAGCGTGATCGTGTAGTCGCCCGGCTTCAGCGGGTCGTCGAGCACGATAGCGAAGGCGCCGTCGGGGCCGGCATCGGTCGAGCCGAGCACCGCCCCACCGTTCAGGATCTCGACCCTGGCATTGGGCGCGGCACTGCCGGCGACGACGATCGAGCCATTGCCTTCGACGCGCACGACATCGAAGGTCGGCAATGTCGGACCGGCAGCGGGCGCCTGAGCGGCCGGTGCGGATGCCGCCGGAGCCGTCGTGTTGTCCGCCGGCGCCATCGCGTTGTTGGCGGGTGCCATCTTGTTGGCCGGAGCCATCGTATTGTCGGTGCTGGCCGGAGCCTGCGTCTGCGGCAGGCGCGCCTCGGTGGAGGTGCTGTTGGATTCAGCCGGCTTCGTGCCCGCCTGCGGAAGTGCCGCGACGTCTGCCGGTTTCTGGTCGTTGATGTAAGGGCCGAGCGCGCCCGACCCGTAGGCGACCGCCGCGACGACGGCAAGGCCGCCCGCCGCGAACAAAAACGCCTTTGAAGCACTGATAGCCATAATCTTTTCTGCCCCCTTAGCCACCTAACGCCGGTCTAGCGTGTTTTATCAAGTGCTACAAGAAAAAGCCCCTCCATGGGCTTGACCACGCCGACCGTCCCCATCACCAATCATCGCCATGAACACGATTCGATCCGTCTGCGTCTATTGCGGTTCGTCTCCGGGCCGCGACGAGGCTTATGTCAAGGCCGGCCACCTGCTCGGCCGCTCGCTGGCGAAATCCGGCCTGCGCCTGATCTATGGCGGCGGCACCAAGGGGATCATGGGCGCCGTCGCCGACGGGGCGCTGAAAGCCGGCGGCAAGGTGACCGGCATCATCCCGCGCTTCCTGATCAACAGGGAGGCGACGGAAACCGCTCTCGACAAGCTCGACGAGCTTTTGATCACCGACAACATGCACGAGCGCAAGCATAGGATGTTCGAAAAATCCGACGCCTTTGTGGCGCTGCCGGGCGGCATCGGCACGGTCGAGGAGATTGTCGAAATCATGACCTGGGCGCAGCTCGGCCACCACCGCAAGCCGATCGTCTTCGCCAATGTCAAAGGCTTCTGGGACCCGATGCTTTCGCTGATCGAGCACATGGCGGAGGAAGGCTTCATCCACACCGCGCATCGGGTGAAGCCGCTGGTGGTCAACGACCCTGAGGCCATCGTCGCCGCCATCATGGTGGCGGGTTCGTCGGTCGACGCGCCGACGGAAGGCGTGCAGGCGGTGATAGACAAGATGTAGGCAGTAGGATTGGGCAGTGGGCAATAGAGACACAGCCCTACTGCCTACTGCTTAATGCCCTCCTCAAATCCGCAACCACCGCCCTCCGGTCATTCCGCCGCCAGGCGAGATGGATCTCAACGCTGCGCTTGAACCAGGGCAGGTCGCGGAAGACGATGCCGGCTGGCGCCGCGTCGCGCAGGCTTTCCTGCACGGTGGCGAGGCCAAGGCCGGCGCTGACCAGGCCGAGCGAGGTCAACGGGTCGGCCGTCTCATAGGCGATCTCGGGTACGAAGCCGGCCTCGATGCAGGCCGCCAGGAACTGGGCGCGGTTGGTGTCGTCCGGCTGGCGCACGACGGTGATCCAGACGCGGCCGTCGAGATGGCCGGGCCGGATGTCGGCGACACCGGCAAGCGGATCGCCCTCGGGTATCGCCAGAACCAGCGGCTCGCGACGCACCAGCATGCTCTCGATATCCGGGTCGCCCTTCGGCGCCGGGGCATAGACGAAGCCAAGGTCGAGCGCTCGGCTTCGCAGATCCTCGAATTGCGCCGCCGTGCGGCGGCTCTTCAATTGTAGATGGAAATCCGGCCGCTCGCGGCGGAATTCGCGCAGCATGTCGGCGACCAGCCCGGCATGCACCGCGCCTTCGACATAGCCGATGGCGAGGCTGCCGGCGGCGCCGCTGGCAAGGTTGCGGCCGAGCTCTTCCAGCCGGGCGGCGTTGGCAAGCAGCGCACGCGCTTCGGCGAGGAACGCCCTGCCCTCGGCGTTGAGATGGACACGCTGCCTGGCGCGCTCGAACAGCGCCACGCCGAGCTGCTCCTCGAGCTGCATGATTTGGCGGCTCAAAGGTGACTGCGAGATGTGCAGCTGCTCGGCGGCGCGGCCGACATTGCCGGCCTCGGCGACGGCGACGAAATACCTTATTTGGCGCAGGTCGAGCATTTGTTGCTCCGATAGCTCAAGTCCTTCTAGATCTGAACTTTATCCTAATCAGTCTTGGACAGTCTGACCATATGGCGCGATACCTCCCGCATCAACAGGCCACAAAGGAGACCGCCATGCAGTTCTTTGCCCTTCTCACCCGCAACACCCAGAAGTTCAGCGACGCCGATTTCGCGCCGCTGCTGCCACCCGAGTCCGAGCAGCGCAAGACCCTCTATGCGCAAGGCGCCGTGCGCCAGATCTGGAACCGCGGCGACATCCCCGGCAGCGGCATGATGTTCGAGGCGGCGGACGAGAAGGAGGTGCGCGGCCATCTCGCCACGCTGCCGCTGATCGAGGCCGGCATGATGGACATCGCGGCGATCGTGCCGCTCAACCCCTATCCTGGCTTCGGTCCGAAGCGCTGAGACCGGGGCGCAGATCGGTGCTGCCGCTCCCCCGGCAGCACCTACGATCGACCGAAAATGCGACGGAAAATGCCACCCCGCGACGCATCGATGTGGCGCTCCGGCAGAGGGCGGGCGAGCACGTAAGCAACTGCGAGACGATGAGGCCGCCGACGATCGCGACGCCGAGCGGCTGGCGCAGTTCCGCCCGGTGCCGGTCTCGAGCGCCAGTGGCAGCGCGCCGAGCAGGGCCGCGAAGGTCGCATCATGATCGGCCGGAAGCGCTGGATGCTCGCCTTGTGGATTGCTACGCGGACAACCCTTCCTGGCGCTCGGAGCGAACGCCCCGCACGACTAGGACGCGCCCGTCAATTCCACCGCGCTGCGGACTCGGGCCAGCACCTCGCTCAGCATTTCGTGCATGGCTTGGCGCGCCATGGCGGCATCGCCCGCCTCGATCGCCCTCAGCACCTTTCCATGAGCGTGGAGATCGCCCACCGGGTGACCGAAGAGCGCATTGGTGGTCGGCACGCTGTATTGCAGCGCCGTGTGGATCAATGCCGATAGCGGCAGGAAGAAGCGGTTGCCGGTGGCCGCCAGCACCGCCTCGTGGAAGGCGGCGTCCGACGACACCGGATCGCCCTGGCCGGAGGACGCCGCCCGCATCGCCTCGAAGGCCTCGCGGATGGCGGCGATCTCGTTGGTGTCATTCCGGCTCGCGGCCAGGGCCGCCGCCTCGCACTCGAAGGCGAGGCGCACTTCCAGCAGTTCGATGATGAAATGGCGCGGCGTAGCGCTCTCGCGCAGCCAGCCCAGCACCGACGGGTCCAAGAAATTCCAGTCCTTCATCGGCCGGATGCGCGATCCGCGGCGCGGCCTTGTGAGCAGCAGGCCCTTGGCCGACAGGATCTTCACCGCCTCACGCGCTGCGCTTCGGCTGGCCCCGAAGCGGACGCAGACCTCCTCCTCGCCAAGCAGCGTGGCGCCGGGTGGAAAGAGCCCGCCGAGAATCTCGCGGCCGAGAATGTTGGTTATCTCATCGGTCACCGACGAGGTTTGATTGCCTGCCAAGTCCCGGCCCATGAATCCGCACGCCAGCGTTGAAACGGTCAGGGTTGATAGCTCAGCGGGGTTATGCTGTCCATATCATCTGATTTGTCAGATAAATGTGGTTGAAGCCTGCCCGGCTTTCCTGCTAGCTGTGGCAGCGAAAATTCGGGCGAAGCAGCGGAGAGCCGGTTTGTCGCCAACAGCCTCGATGCGCGTCGTGGTGCTGCGTCAGCCGCTCGATCTCCATGTCGAGGAGCGCGCCACCCCCTCGCCCGGTGCCGGCGAAGTGCTGGTGCGTATCGAGCGCGGCGGCATCTGCGGCTCGGACCTGCACTATTTCCGCCATGGCGGATTCGGCACCGTGCGCATGAAGGAGCCGATGATCCTCGGCCACGAGATCGCCGGTCGGGTCGAGGCGCTGGGCGCCGGCGTTTCGGGCCCGGCCGTCGGCACGGCTGTCGCGGTCAATCCCGCCAACTCTTGCGGAGCCTGCGCCTTCTGCCGCGCCGGCCAGCCGATCCACTGCCTCGACATGCGTTTCCTGGGCTCGGCGATGCGCACGCCGCATGTGCAAGGCGGCTTTGCCGAGCATCTGATCTGCCGCGCCGAAAATGCCGTGCCACTCACGAAGGGCTCCAACCCTTCCGCCGGCGCCTTCGCCGAGCCGCTTGCGGTGACGCTGCATGCGGTGGCCCAGGCGCCAGTCTATGGCAGCCGGGTGCTGATCATAGGCGCCGGCCCGATCGGCACGCTTTTGGTGCTTGCCGCGCGCTTCGCCGGCGCGCGCGAGATCGTCGTCACCGACGTCCAGGACAAGCCTCTCGACTATGCGGCGAAGGCCGGAGCCGACCGCACCATCAATGTCGCCAGGCACGCCGACGGGATGAATGTCTACGCCGCTGGCAAGGGCTATTTCGACGTCATCTTCGAGGCCGCCGGCCAGGGCGCCACGGTGGCGAGCGCCTTGCACTTCATCAAGCCGCGCGGCACGCTGGTCACCGTCGGGCAAGGCGCGACCACGGAGCTTTCGGTTTCGATGATCGTCACCAAGGAAATCGCGTTGAAGGGCAGCTTCCGCTTCGACACGGAATTCGCTCTGGCCGTCGATTTGATCGGCTCGGGCCGCATCGACGTCGCGCCCCTGCTCAGCAACACGCTGCCGCTCGCCGAGGCCAGGAAAGCCTTCGAGCTGGCGAGCGACAAATCGCAATCGATGAAGGTGCAAATTGCATTCGACTGACTATCTCGGCCGCCTGTTCGGCCTCGAGGGCAGACATGCCTTCATAACCGGCGCCAGCCGCGGGCTGGGGCTTGCCTTCGCCGAGGCGCTTGCCGGCGCCGGCGCGCGCGTCACGATCGGCGGCCGCAAGGCGGAGGAGTTGAAAGCCGCCGGCGACCGCCTACGCGGCGACGGCCACACGGTGGCGGAGGCGGTGATCGACGTGACCGACACGCAGTCGGTCGATAGCGCCATTGCGGCCACGGAAGCCGGTGCCGGCCCGATCGATATCCTGGTCAACAATGCCGGCATCCAGCGCCGCGCGCCGCTGGAAAGTTTCAGCGACGCCGACTGGGACGCACTGATGGCGACCAATCTCGACGGCGTGTTCAAGGTGAGCCGGGCCGTGGTGAAAGGCATGATCGCGCGACGCAAGGGGTCGATCATCAATGTCTCCTCGGTGCAGAGCGTGCTTGCCCGCCCCTCGATCGCGCCCTACGCGGCGAGCAAGGGGGCAATCACCATGCTGACCAAGTCGATGGCCGGCGAATGGGGCCAGCACGGCGTGCGCGTCAACGCGATCGCGCCCGGCTATTTCAAGACCGAGCTCAATGCCGCCCTCGTCGCCGACGAGACGTTCTCCGGCTGGCTCACCGGCCGCACGCCGATGCGGCGCTGGGGCGATGTCGAGGAACTCGCGGGCGCCGCCGTGTTCCTCGCCTCCGACGCCGCCAGCTTCGTGACGGGACAGACGCTGCTGGTGGATGGCGGGATCACGAGCGTGTTGTGAGGGCGCCGGTCAAACCGGCAGGCTTTTCACGTATCCAGCCAGCACCCTATCCACCGACAATCCGCCGGGGCCGGCGAGCGCCAGGATGAACATGCCGCCGGCGATCGCCAAGTCCTTCTCGAAATGCAAGAGCTCGTTCTGGCTGGCGAAGTTGGTGTGGAAGAGGCTGGCCGTCATCAGGCAGAACAGGCCGAGCCCGATCGCGCCGAGGCGCGCCAGGACGCCGAGCGCGACCGACAGGCCGGCGCCGAGCTGCAGCGCGATGGTGGCAAGAAGCAGCGGCGTGCCGACGCCGAGCACGGCCATCGCCTTCTGAGCGCCCTCGAAATGGGCCGCAAGATGCAATCCTTCATGCACGAAGATCAGGGATAGGAGCAGGCGGCCGGCAAGCAGGATCACGTCCCTGGCGTGAAGCTTCTCGGTGAGTTCGGTCGGTGACATGGTCAGCTCCGATAAGGTTGTGTCGGTATGCTCCGAAACACCTGCCCGATGTGTATCTTCACAAGGGCAAGGCGACTTTCCCCGAGCGCCGCGCCGCCCCTCACCTGCCTGCCGGCATCCTCTCCCCGTATAGTGACGGGGAGAGGGGCGCTCTCGCCGACGGTTTCGCCAATCGCAAACGTGGCAGGAAAGGCGCCAAGGTCGCGGCCAGCCACCTTCTCCCCGTCACCATACGGGGAGAAGGTGCCGGCAGGCGGATGAGGGGCGGCGCATGCATTGGCGATGTCTGCACTTCTCGAATTCCTTCGTCGGCGGCCACTTCGCGGCACTCGTCCGGGCAAGGAACGGCGCCCAAAAGCCTTACTTCGTCGCCTTGGTGTCGATAGCCTGTTTAAGGTCGGAGAGCTCCTCGCAGCCCGCCGGGCAGAGTTTTTGCAGCGAGGCGAGCTGCTCGTTGGCCTTGGCCATGTCGCCGGTCTCGACATAGAGCTCGCCCAGATATTCGTGCGCCGCCTTGTGGTCGGGCTTAAGCTCCAGCGCCTTGGTGTAGTAGGTCAGCGAGGTCTGGTAGTCGCCGGTCTTGCGCAGCGTGAAGCCGAGCAGGTTGTAGACGTCGGCCTGCTGGGTGTCCTGCGCAAGGTCGCGCAGCTCGGCCAGCGCGCTTCGATAGTCCTTGGCGTCGATCTTGGCCTTTACGGCCGTCAGGTCCGGCGCGTCGGCGCCTTCGATGTCGTCCACGGCATAGGCCGGCACGGCGATGGCGATCGGGGCCGCGGTCAGCACCGCAATGCCGCCGAGAACCGCGAAAAGTGCATGTTTCATGGGAGTTGGCTCTTTCTGTTCAGGATCCGATTCAGATCTGGGTTGGGGTGAAGGCGTAGGCGTTGCCGTCCTTGACGAAGCTGCCGGTGCCCGGGAACGGGAAGTGCGAGCCGCAGATGCGGACATTGTCGGCAATCACCTGGTCAATGAGCTTGTGGCGCGTGGCGATCGCCATCGGCCCGTCCTGGTCGTAAGCGCCCTGCCATTCGGGATGCGGTGCGAGCAGCGCCGGCACATACATGGTGTCGGCTGAAACCAGGAACTGCTCGGAGCCGGCATCGACATGGTAGACGGAATGGCCGGGCGTGTGGCCGGGCGCCGCCATGATGCGGATGCCGGGCACGACTTCCGTGCCGTCCTCGACCAGCTTCCAGTTCTTCCATTTCGGGAAATTCTCGGCGATGCGCTTGCCTGCCGGCTTGCGGCCTTCCGGCAGCTTGACGAGCCGGCTGGGGTCGGTCCACCAATTGTATTCGGTGGCGTTGACGATCAGCTCGGCATTCGGGAACACCGGCGCGTTGGTGCCCTTCTCCATCAGGCCCCAGACATGGTCGGGGTGGAAATGCGAGATCATGATGGTGTCGATCGCCCTGTAGTCGATGCCGGCGGCTTTCATGTTGGCCGGCAGATGCGTGGCGTTGGCCTGCCATTGGCCGACGCCGGAGCCGGCATCCATCATGATGGTGCG from Mesorhizobium sp. M1E.F.Ca.ET.045.02.1.1 includes the following:
- a CDS encoding glucose 1-dehydrogenase — encoded protein: MHSTDYLGRLFGLEGRHAFITGASRGLGLAFAEALAGAGARVTIGGRKAEELKAAGDRLRGDGHTVAEAVIDVTDTQSVDSAIAATEAGAGPIDILVNNAGIQRRAPLESFSDADWDALMATNLDGVFKVSRAVVKGMIARRKGSIINVSSVQSVLARPSIAPYAASKGAITMLTKSMAGEWGQHGVRVNAIAPGYFKTELNAALVADETFSGWLTGRTPMRRWGDVEELAGAAVFLASDAASFVTGQTLLVDGGITSVL
- a CDS encoding DoxX family protein; protein product: MSPTELTEKLHARDVILLAGRLLLSLIFVHEGLHLAAHFEGAQKAMAVLGVGTPLLLATIALQLGAGLSVALGVLARLGAIGLGLFCLMTASLFHTNFASQNELLHFEKDLAIAGGMFILALAGPGGLSVDRVLAGYVKSLPV
- a CDS encoding tetratricopeptide repeat protein, whose protein sequence is MKHALFAVLGGIAVLTAAPIAIAVPAYAVDDIEGADAPDLTAVKAKIDAKDYRSALAELRDLAQDTQQADVYNLLGFTLRKTGDYQTSLTYYTKALELKPDHKAAHEYLGELYVETGDMAKANEQLASLQKLCPAGCEELSDLKQAIDTKATK
- a CDS encoding MBL fold metallo-hydrolase; protein product: MFNMTRRMVLGSAAAAAAFGIAGKLEFAPAANAETPVEPLVGFYKYKVGSLEVTAVYDGIWRKPHDPAFIKDVSVDDTKAALAKAGLTTDFMPIPLTVVVLRMNGRTIMMDAGSGVGQWQANATHLPANMKAAGIDYRAIDTIMISHFHPDHVWGLMEKGTNAPVFPNAELIVNATEYNWWTDPSRLVKLPEGRKPAGKRIAENFPKWKNWKLVEDGTEVVPGIRIMAAPGHTPGHSVYHVDAGSEQFLVSADTMYVPALLAPHPEWQGAYDQDGPMAIATRHKLIDQVIADNVRICGSHFPFPGTGSFVKDGNAYAFTPTQI